CGGTCACCTTCACCTGCAGCGAGTCGGATAAAGCGACCGGGTACCTCGTGTCCACTACGGCTGCGCCGGCGTCTTCGGCCCACGCAGCCGAATAAGGGAATGAGAGCAGCATGGATGAGATGACGGCGGCCGAGACCGCTTTTTTCAATGGTTTATACATAGCTTTACCTCCGTTTACCGCATCGTTGAAAACGCCGTTTACTGTCTGACTGCGACTTTATCTTTATCCTTGAGCTCCTGCTGGCCGGAGACGATCACCTTTTCGCCTTCCTTGACGCCGGAGGTCACTTCCCGGCCGGTATCGCCGGTCCGTCCCAGGGTCACCTTGCGTTTCTCCGCCTGATCGCCGTTTACCACGTAAACGTAGTTGTCGTTGCCTTCCTTGACGATGCTGGCCGTCGGCACCGTGACCACATCCTGCGTGGAGTCGCCGCCGACCTGCAGCTTCACCCGCATGCCCGATTTCAGCTTCATGTCGGCGTTCGAAGCGCTCAGTTCAAGCACGTACGTCTTGCTCTGCGGGCTCATCACGTCAGCCAAATACGTGACAGTGCCGGTGAATTTGTCACTTGCGCCCTGCAGCGTAAACGGCAGCTCTTTTTTGCCTTTGACGAGCTTCACCGCAGATTCCGTCAAATCGGCGTGGATTTTGATCGGATTTTGCTGCTGAATGACGCCGGCCACATATCCGGCCTGAACCGTCATGCCCGCTTCCGGGTTAAAATCGGTCAATATCCCGCTGATCGGCGCCTTCACTTCAAAATCGGACAGCGTCTTGTCGATGTCGCGCAGCGACACCTCCGTCGAATCGAGCTGAATGCGCAAGGACGCCAAGGAATCGGTCTGCTCGAGATTGGCCAGCTGCTTCTTCGCGGTGTCCAGGTCGAGGCGGGTCGTCTTGACCGCCGTTTCCGCTTTTTCCAGCTGCGTTTTCGTCACAAGTCCCGAGTCGTAATCGTTGCGCGTGTTGTTGTACGTTTTCTCCAGATCGGCCAGCGTAAGTTCCAGCTTCTCGACCGTATTTTTCAGCACGGCCTTGTTCGTGACGAGATCCTGGCTCGTTTTATCGAGCTGCGCCTGCAAATTTTCCCGCGACAGCTCCGTTTTCTCCCGATTGCGCTGCGCGTCCGTGCTGTCGATGCGGAGAATGACCTCGCCCTGCTGTACGACGTCGCCGCGTTTCTTCAGCAGCTCCTTCACATCGCCGCCAACCTTGGCAACCACATTCACCTGCGAAGAGGAAACGACGTCGGCGTCGATTTCCGTTTGATCGCTCATTTTTGCTTTTACGGCCTGCTCCGTCCGGACCGAACGGGGGCCTTCCCCGGCATTCGACACCGAACAGCCGGCGGCGAGAGCGCCGCTGACCAGTACGACCAGTCCCGTCATGGCGACGCGTTTCCACCGGATATGTTTGTCAAGCCTGTTTGTCATTCCAATCACCCCGAATAAAGATTTGGTATTAAGCCGGCCTACTCGCCCATGACGTGAATCTTCTCGCCGCCGGCGCCTTTCGCTTTGCCTTTCAGGAACAAAGCCAGGAACGCGGATGCTCCGGAAAGAATCGCCGTCACGATAAACACGTCGTCAAGCCCGAAAATAACCGCCTTTGTCTGAATTTGCCCGCCCAGGTAAGCGAGTGCGCTTTGATGAGCCTGAACCGCTCCCTGTCCCATGGCGATATATTGGCTTTGCAGCTTATTGAAGCCGTCCGCGACGGAGGCGGAAAACATGTTCAGCTCTTCGCTCAGCGTAGCGGTGTGAAAATCTTTGCGCTGCGTAAACAGCAGCGACAGCCACGCGATGCCGAAAGCGGCGCTGACCTGCCGCACCGTATTCGAGAGCGCCGTGCCCTGGCCGAGCTTCGCCATCGGAACCGCGCTCATGCCGGCAGTTTGCAGCGGCATCATCATCAGTCCCATGCCGACGGCTCGAATAATCAGCCACCAGATGATCGTCCCATACGATGTGCTGATGTCGAGCTGGGCTGTCAAGTAAAGCGAATATGCCGTAATCAAGAGGCCGAGAAACCCGATCAGCTTGGCGCCGATCTTGTCGTACAGCGCCCCGGCGATCGGCATCATCACGCCGACCATCAGTGACTGCGGCAGCAGGATAAGTCCGGTCTGGATCGCAGACAATCCGGACAAGTTTTGCAAAAACACCGGCAGCAAGAACAATACGCCCATCATAATGATCGTGGCAACGCTCGAAAGCAGCAGCGAAAGCGAGAACGTCAAGCTCTTGAACAGCGTCAAATCAAGCATCGGGTTATCGATCGTAAGTTCGATCGCTACGAATATGATGAGACAAACGAGCCCGATTCCAACGAACATGAGCACTTCGGAGTCGGTCCAGCCTTTCTCCGACACCTTGCCGACGCCGTACAGCAGCGCAGCAAGCCCCGTAGCGGAGAAAATAAATCCCCAGTAGTCGAACTTTTTGGAAACGGGAGCTTTAAATTCCTTCAGCACCGCCATCCCCAAGAAGAAATCGAAAATGCCGATCGGCACGTTGATCGTAAAAATAAGCCGCCAATCCAAATATTCGACGATGTATCCGCTGAGCGTCGGCCCTGTGGCGGGGGCGAACATAACCGCGACCCCGAACAGCCCCATCGCCATCCCCCGGCGCTCCGGCGGGAACATGCGGAAAATCATCGCCATGCTGATCGGCATAAGCGCGCCGCCGCCGACCGCCTGGAAAATCCGGAACACGATCATGCTGCTGTTGCTCCAAGCGACGCCGCAAAGACCGGAGCCGATCGTAAACAGCACAAGCGCGATCAGAAACATCCGCTTGTAGCCGAAGCGGTCCCCGAGATATCCGGTTACCGGGATCAAGGCGCCGCTGACCAGCGAATACGCCGTCACGACCCATTCGATATCGTTTTGCCCGACACCGTAAACGGCCATCATTTTCGGAATCGCGACGTTGACGATACTTGTATCGAGAATGGCCATAAACACCGCGATGATGATCGCAAACATCGCCAGCCCTTGGCCCTTTTGCGCCATCGCATTGCCTCCCGCCGCAGCGGGTCCGGCTTGCTGGGCGCTGCCGGAAGCCTCATCCTTGTCTTTGTCCGACATGCAGGCTCCTCTCCCTTCTATCTAAACAATCCCTTGAAAGTGACGCTGCTTTCCGAAATCAATTCCGGTATCGAGAGGGCCCCGTTTATCGGAATAATTAGCTTCGCATAAACTTCTTAGCTAGAAACTTCTGCCCGTCATGCGGTTACTTTTCGATTTTGATCACGACGTTAAGTCCCGGAACTAGCCGCTTGCCCTGCGTATCGTCCAAAGCGATCCGCACCGGAATTCGCTGAACGACCTTCGTAAAGTTACCGCTGGAGCTGGAGGACGGCATCAGCGAAAACGAAGAGTTCGTGCCGAGCCCGAGCCGTTCGACGTGACCGGTCAAAACAGCCCCCGGAAAAGCGTCCACCTTGATGGTAACTTTGCTGCCCACCTTGGCGTCGGCAATTTCGGTTTCCTGCAAATTCGCCGTTACGTACAGCTGGCTGAGGTTTGTGCTGAGCGCGAGCGCGCTGCTGGCGGACACCATCTGATCTTTGATCAGATTCGTCTGAATGATCGTTCCGTCCTCGGGAGCGAGGATGTCCATCGTCACGGCCGGCGTATTCCCGCGGGCGGGTGTCGTCTCGACGATGCCGAGCACGTCGCCTTTTTTGAAGGAATCGCCTTCCTTATAGTTCCATTCGATCAATTTCCCGGCGCCCGGAGCGTAAATCGCCCGTAAATCCCCTTGGATGCGGGCATCCTCCGTGCTGATGTACTTGCTGGCGACTGCGTAATAATACGTTCCTCCCGCACCGCCGCCGAGAAGCACCAGCGCAAGAATCGTAAGCATGATCACCTTTTTCTTCATAAATGACAAGCTCCTTTCATCTATACGAAAAGCTTCTGATAGAAGCCTTTTCTACGAAGTACATCAATCCGGTTTGGACAGTCCGTCGACCATTTTGCGCACGATAGCCATAAATTGATCGACTTCCTCAGGCGTTACAGTATTAAACATTTTGATCAACACCGCATTTCTCTTATTGCAAAATTCATTGATCAAATTCTTTACAGGCTCCGACAATACGACCCAGACGAGCCGGCGGTCCGTTTCGTCCCTGGTGCGAACGATATGTCCGTCCCTCACAAGACGATTGATCGCAATCGTCGTTGCGCTTGCCGACAAATGCAGCTCCTCCGCCAGTTCGCTGACGGTCATGCGGCCCATGCGCTTTAAAGTCATAAGCAGCAGCATCTGCTGCTTGGAAAAAGGGTGCTCGACCCCGAGATCCCGTGTTGCGCGTATCCCCATGCGAATCAGATCTTCAAACTCTTCGAGTTTTCGATCCCAATTCATTATGTATGCATCCCCCTTTCCAAAATGATTTACGAATTAAAAAATTTGCTGTAAAATCATTTAGCAATAGATTGTTTTATCGTAAAATGTTTCTCCAATAAATTATCATATGGTAAAATCATCCGTCAATACATTTTTTTCTTGTAAAATGTGATAAAATGTTGACAACAACGTTTTACAGTAAAGGAGCATCCTATGTCGGACAGTCAGGATTTAATAGAACTGGAGCATGTGCTCAGGCAGTTGCTTAAACGCATCATCGCCGCCTGGGGCAAAGTTGACGAAGGCGGCTTCACCTCGTCACAAGGTTTTGTTCTGGAAAGGCTGGAGAGCGAAGGCCCGCTTAAAGTTTCGCAAATTGCCGAGGCGCTTTGCCTTACCTCGGGAGCAATTACGACGCTGTCGGACAAACTGATTTCGGCCGGCTATGCCATCAGGAAGCGGACGGAGGAAGACCGACGGGTCGTCTATCTGGAGATTACGCCGCAAGGCCGGGCCATGCTGGACAAAATGCGGGCGCACCGCAAGTCGATCATCGAGGCGCATTTTGGCGGGCTATCCCATGAGGACTGCCAGCATTTAATCCGCATACTCGGGGGTATTCTCGCGACCGTCGATAAGGACAGGAAAGATTAGCAGGGGAGCATACGCTCATTCGCGGCCGCTCGCGCCAACTTCCATAAGCCAGCATACGCAACTTTTTTAAACGGAATTTAAACAAAAAAACGCCCGCTAAGGGCGGGCGCGCCATGAGCATATTTGGGGAGAGGATCGGTGATAACCCATGAATTCCGGTGACAGTACTTTTCGCAAGCCTGACATGGCGGCAAATACAGTGAAGGAACAGCAGGAAATCTACGACCCGTCCGACCGTTATGAAATCATCGACGGAGTCCGGTACGATTTGAAGCCTTCTCCCCTTGTGGATCATCAAGTACTTATCGGCGGCTTGTATACTGCTCTTCATCGCACCTGCCAACCAAATGGAATTATCCTGTTCGCTCCGATGGACGTTTATCTGGACGATAACAACATCATTCAGCCCGACGTCATCTTTATCCTGAACAAAAATGCCGGGATCATTACCAGGAAGCGGATAGAAGGCGCTCCCGATCTGCTGGTGGAAATTTTGTCCCCCAGCACGGCGAATCGCGATAAAATCCGCAAAAAAGCGCTGTACGAGCGGTTCGGCCTCAAAGAATATTGGATTGCCGATCCGGTCCACCATACGATCGACCGTTTCGTCCTCGAACAGGACAAGCTTCAGCTTCGCGGCGTCTATGGCGAAGGGGATACCCTGACTTCGGAGCTGTTTGCTTGCGTATCTATCGATATGACCGCTTTGTTCGCGCCCCTTGCCAGGTTTCAGGATATGGAATGAACGTTTGCTCCCAAGCGAAAAAAAGAACGGCCCGCTTCAGCGAAACCGCACCTCCGTTTACTTGCTTCCTTGACCGGAGCCTGCCGGCTGGCCGCCTTGCGGGGCTTGCCCCTGGCCTGGGCCTCCCTGCGCATCAGGTACGCCCTGCCGCTGCCCTTGACCTTGGCCTGCGCCTCCCTGCGCGTTAGGTCCGCCCTGTCGCTGCCCTTGACCCGGCCCGCCTTGGCCATTCGCGCCACCCTGCTGCTGGCCGCCCTCGCGCATTTGTCCCGGCGGAAACTTGCTGCGGTCCGGATGCACCATCTGCCCGCCGATATGGCCGGTATATCCGACCAGCAGTACCCCTATAAGCGCTACCGCCAAATACGCCGCGCTGCCGCCGAGCTCCCTTTTCTTTTTCAAATGAAAAAACAGCCGTACCAGCGTCAGGATAATAAACAGAAACATCGTTATTTTGCCGTAAAACTCGTGCGTATGTACGAGTGGGTTCCGGTCTTCCGGACCGGTGAGCACAGCCGCAATCGCTCCTAGCGTGCCGACGATCAAGCAAAGCAGCCCGGCGGTATGCCATTCCGGTTTTCTTAGCAGCTTGCCGAACAGATCGAACAGGAAACCGAAGATCAGCATGGCGATGGGGATATGAATAACGATGAAATGCAAATTTTTGATCAAGTAGCTCATTCGAACAGCTCCTTTTGCCGGTTAAAGGCTTAATCTACCTTCATCATAGCGGCAAAAGGTGAATTAAGTTTAAAGCGAAGCTGAAAGTATGCTGAATCATTTTTTCGAAAAGAGCGCCTCCGCTTCGGCGGAGCCGCCCATTGTTTGAGGTCAATCGGCGATCGCCTGATAGATCATCGTCCAGAAATCGTATGCGATTTTGCTGTTTTTGGGAAGCTGTGCGCCGCGGAGCTGAAGCATGAGCGTAGCCATCAGTCCCTCGCCCGGATCCGCGATCCAGGTCGTGCCGAGAGCACCCGGCTCCCCACCGCGTTCCCATGCGGCTCAGCCCGCCTGAGAGCGCGTTTTTGCGCTCTCGCCCGCGGGCGAGGCGCACTTTCTCGGCTGAGAAACGGCTTTGCCTGCTCTCAGCTATCTCCATCGCGCTCCCATGCGGCTCGGCCCGCCTGAGAGCGCGTTTTTTCGCTTTCTCCCGCGGGCGAGGCGCACTTTCTCGGCTGAGAGACGGCTTTGCCTGCTCTCAGCTATCCCGACCGCGCTCCCATGCCGCTCAGCCCGCCTGAGAGCGCGTTTTTGTGCTTTCGCCCGCGGGCGAGGCGCACTTTCTCGGCTGAGAGACGGCTTTGCCTGCTCTCAGCTATCTCCATCGCGCTCCCATGCGGCTCAGCCCGCCTGAGAGCGCGTTTTTGCGCTTTCGCCCGCGGGCGAGGCGCACTTTCTCGGCTGAGAGACGGCTCTGCCTGCTCTCAGCTATCTCCAACGCGCTCCCATGCCGCTCAGCCCGCCTGAGAGCGCGTTTTTTCGCTTTCGCCCGCGGGCGAGGCGCACTTTCTCGCTGAGAGACGGCTTTGCCTGCTCTCAGCTATCCCCGCCGCTGTCCGGGCGACTCATTCCGGTTCCATGCAAAAATAAGCCGCCGGGAACGGCGACTTTTTATTGCCTTATTTTCGCTCTGGAAGGGAGAGCTTGTTTTTCATGTCCTGCAAGTCGCGGTTGAGCGAACGGAATGTCCGGTACCCGGCCGGCGATTTGCAGGCCAAACCCGAGCTCGCCTCAATAATCATCGGCAAATAGCTATGAGCGAGCCCGGCGAGTCAATCGTCGATTCGTTGTACTCGGTGCACCATGACGGAAGCTCCTCAGGCAAATAAAATATTTATTGCCGGCATTCCACGATTCCCGACGGAGCTAACTTGCCTTTATGCAAAATGTTCGACGCGGACTTCGCCCGCCAGTCGCGTGACGTCCGCGGCATCGACATACCCGGTGCGCCGCTGCAGCGCATTGGCCGCTCCCGCCGCGGCGGCAAGCCGCAGGCACTCCTCCGGCGGAAGCCCACGCGTCAACGCCACCGCGAGCCCCGCCGTAAACGCGTCGCCGCAGCCGACCGTGTTCACCGCCTGCACAAGCGGCACGCGGACTCGGTAGGCGCGGCCGCCCCATAAGGCGACCGCACCGTCCGCACCGAGCGAAACGATGACGCAGCCGATGCCCTGCCGTGCGAAACGCTCCAGCTGCTGCGGCAGCCGGTCCGGATCGGCCGGCTCGCCGGTCAGCTGCGCCGCCTCGTCTTCGTTCGGCTTGATCATGAAAGGCGCCGCTTCGATGCCAAGGCGCAGCGCATCGCCGCTCGTATCGAGCAGCGTGATGGCGCCCTGCCGTTTGGCGATACTGATCAGCTCGGCGTAGGCGTCTTTCTCCACCCCCGCGGGCAGGCTGCCGCTAAAGATGACAACGCGGGAGCGTGCGGCGAGCTGTGCCAGCTTTTCCTTGAATGCAGCCATCTGCTGCGGGGAAATCGTCGGGCCCGGCTCCAGCAGCTCGGTGGAAGTGCCCTCCGCTTCGTCGATAATATTTAAACAAACTCGAGATTCGTCATCCAGATGGACGAAATCGCGAGCGATTCCCTGCTTTTCCAACTCGCTTTCGATATAACGCCCGTTGAATCCGCCCGCAAAGCCGGTCGCCGTGACATCCGCGCCGAGCAGCGAAGCGACGCGGGCCGCGTTGATGCCTTTGCCGCCTGCGTCGGCGGAAAGCTGCCCCACCCGCGTCACTTTGCCGAGCGGAAAGCGGGGCAGGAAATACGTTTTGTCAATGGCCGCGTTTAAAGTGACCGTCGTGATCGTCATCGTTCTCTCTCCCCGTAAGCGAAAGGCTTACGCCTTGGCTTTGCCGCAGCTGCCGAGCATTGCCATTTTCGCCATCGCCGCTTCCTTCACCGCTTTTTTCGCCGGGACCATATATTTCCGCGGATCGTTTTCTTCCGGATTGGCTGCAAAAACAGCCTTGATCGCGTCGGAAAAGACGATCCGGATTTCCGTCGCAATGTTCATCTTCGCCATACCAAGCGACACGCAGCGCTTCACCTGCTCTTCGGGAATGCCGGAGCCGCCGTGCAGCACAAGCGGAACCGCGACCTTCGAGGCGATCGTGCCGATCCGGTCGAAATCGATGTTCGGCTCCCCCTTATACATGCCGTGGGCCGTGCCGATCGCCGGCGCCAGCGTCGGCACGCCGGTCAGCTCCACGAACCGCGCGCATTCCTCCGGATCGGCGAGCAGCGCTTCGTGCTCGGCGACGACGATGTCGTCCTCGACGCCGCCGACCTTGCCGAGCTCCGCTTCCGCGTTGATTCCGGCAGCGCGCGCGACCTCGACGACCTTGGACGTCAGCCGGACGTTTTCCTCAAACGGATACATCGACGCGTCGATCATGACCGACGTGTAGCCGGCCCGAATGCACCTGACGATCAGATCGAAATCGGTGCAGTGGTCCAAATGCAGCGCAATCGGCACGCCGGCTCTATTCGCCGCGACCGTGGCCGCTGCCGCGATATATTCGGGTCCGAGGTGCTTGACCGTGCCGACGGTCGTTTGCAAAATAAGCGGTGACTGCGTTTCCTCCGCCGCTTCCACCACCGCCTGCAGCATTTCCAGCGTATGCACGTTGAAAGCTCCTACGCCGTATCCCTGACTTCTTGCCGCCGCAAGCAGCGGCGTGGACGATACTAATGGCATATATGTGCCTCCCTTTAAATGTAATCTCTCAACCGCCCGCCGCCGTCTGCTCGCGGGCGTACAAGGCGCTGCCGATGATGCCGGCATCGTCCAAATGTTTGGCCACCTCGATTTTCAGTCCGCTCATAAACATCGGATGAACGATCCGCGTGAGCTCCTCGCGCATCGGCGCAAACAGCCGCTCGCCCGCTTTAGAAGCGCCACCGCCGAGCACGAGCATATCCGGGCTGATCAGCGAGATCGCCGGCGCCAGCCCCTGCGCGAGCATCGTGCCCGTATGGCGCAGGATGCGCCGCGCCGTTTCATCTCCCGCATCGAACGCGCGGGAAACGTCGGCGGCGGTCAGCTCGGCGGCTCGCTCGCCGGGAAACCAGTCGGCGAGCACGGTTCGCTCGCCCGCCGCAATCGCATCGCGGGCCTGGCGGGCGATGCCCGTTGCCGAGGCGACCGTCTCCAGGCAGCCCGTCAGGCCGCACACGCAGCGGTACGGAATGCCGGGCATGCCGAAATGCCCGAGCTCGCCGGCGCGCGAGCCGCTCCCGTAATGAAGCCGCCCTTCGTTCACGGTGGCGGCGGCAATGCCCGTGCCGAGCGTGACGCCGAGCACGAACCTGCGGCCGCGGCCCGCCCCGGCGGTCGCTTCACCGTAAATGTACATGCGGACATCGTTGTTGATCCGTACCGGCACGCCGAGCTGCCGGCCCAGTTCGTCCGCAAGAGGCATGTCGTCCCAGCCTAGGTTGACGGCCTTCACGACGATGCCGCGCTCATGGTCGACGAAGCCGGGCACGCCGACCCCTGCCGCCACGCACGTATATTGCGGCAGCGCGGCCAGCAGCCGCTTCGCCGCTTCGGCCAGGCGGCCGACCACGCTGGCGAATCCTCCCGCCGCTTCGGTCGGCAATTTATCCGCAGCGAGCAGATTTCCTTCGCCATCGACGACGCCGCAGACGATGTTTGTACCGCCGATATCCGCTCCTAAATAACAATGCATCGTATTCCCCACCTTTTTCCGTTTCCGCATAAAGCCGTCAAATTCTCTCCAGATTCCTCAACCGC
The window above is part of the Paenibacillus hamazuiensis genome. Proteins encoded here:
- a CDS encoding DUF2231 domain-containing protein, with amino-acid sequence MSYLIKNLHFIVIHIPIAMLIFGFLFDLFGKLLRKPEWHTAGLLCLIVGTLGAIAAVLTGPEDRNPLVHTHEFYGKITMFLFIILTLVRLFFHLKKKRELGGSAAYLAVALIGVLLVGYTGHIGGQMVHPDRSKFPPGQMREGGQQQGGANGQGGPGQGQRQGGPNAQGGAGQGQGQRQGVPDAQGGPGQGQAPQGGQPAGSGQGSK
- a CDS encoding efflux RND transporter periplasmic adaptor subunit, with the protein product MTNRLDKHIRWKRVAMTGLVVLVSGALAAGCSVSNAGEGPRSVRTEQAVKAKMSDQTEIDADVVSSSQVNVVAKVGGDVKELLKKRGDVVQQGEVILRIDSTDAQRNREKTELSRENLQAQLDKTSQDLVTNKAVLKNTVEKLELTLADLEKTYNNTRNDYDSGLVTKTQLEKAETAVKTTRLDLDTAKKQLANLEQTDSLASLRIQLDSTEVSLRDIDKTLSDFEVKAPISGILTDFNPEAGMTVQAGYVAGVIQQQNPIKIHADLTESAVKLVKGKKELPFTLQGASDKFTGTVTYLADVMSPQSKTYVLELSASNADMKLKSGMRVKLQVGGDSTQDVVTVPTASIVKEGNDNYVYVVNGDQAEKRKVTLGRTGDTGREVTSGVKEGEKVIVSGQQELKDKDKVAVRQ
- the pfkB gene encoding 1-phosphofructokinase, whose amino-acid sequence is MTITTVTLNAAIDKTYFLPRFPLGKVTRVGQLSADAGGKGINAARVASLLGADVTATGFAGGFNGRYIESELEKQGIARDFVHLDDESRVCLNIIDEAEGTSTELLEPGPTISPQQMAAFKEKLAQLAARSRVVIFSGSLPAGVEKDAYAELISIAKRQGAITLLDTSGDALRLGIEAAPFMIKPNEDEAAQLTGEPADPDRLPQQLERFARQGIGCVIVSLGADGAVALWGGRAYRVRVPLVQAVNTVGCGDAFTAGLAVALTRGLPPEECLRLAAAAGAANALQRRTGYVDAADVTRLAGEVRVEHFA
- a CDS encoding efflux RND transporter periplasmic adaptor subunit encodes the protein MKKKVIMLTILALVLLGGGAGGTYYYAVASKYISTEDARIQGDLRAIYAPGAGKLIEWNYKEGDSFKKGDVLGIVETTPARGNTPAVTMDILAPEDGTIIQTNLIKDQMVSASSALALSTNLSQLYVTANLQETEIADAKVGSKVTIKVDAFPGAVLTGHVERLGLGTNSSFSLMPSSSSSGNFTKVVQRIPVRIALDDTQGKRLVPGLNVVIKIEK
- a CDS encoding DHA2 family efflux MFS transporter permease subunit, which produces MSDKDKDEASGSAQQAGPAAAGGNAMAQKGQGLAMFAIIIAVFMAILDTSIVNVAIPKMMAVYGVGQNDIEWVVTAYSLVSGALIPVTGYLGDRFGYKRMFLIALVLFTIGSGLCGVAWSNSSMIVFRIFQAVGGGALMPISMAMIFRMFPPERRGMAMGLFGVAVMFAPATGPTLSGYIVEYLDWRLIFTINVPIGIFDFFLGMAVLKEFKAPVSKKFDYWGFIFSATGLAALLYGVGKVSEKGWTDSEVLMFVGIGLVCLIIFVAIELTIDNPMLDLTLFKSLTFSLSLLLSSVATIIMMGVLFLLPVFLQNLSGLSAIQTGLILLPQSLMVGVMMPIAGALYDKIGAKLIGFLGLLITAYSLYLTAQLDISTSYGTIIWWLIIRAVGMGLMMMPLQTAGMSAVPMAKLGQGTALSNTVRQVSAAFGIAWLSLLFTQRKDFHTATLSEELNMFSASVADGFNKLQSQYIAMGQGAVQAHQSALAYLGGQIQTKAVIFGLDDVFIVTAILSGASAFLALFLKGKAKGAGGEKIHVMGE
- a CDS encoding MarR family winged helix-turn-helix transcriptional regulator is translated as MSDSQDLIELEHVLRQLLKRIIAAWGKVDEGGFTSSQGFVLERLESEGPLKVSQIAEALCLTSGAITTLSDKLISAGYAIRKRTEEDRRVVYLEITPQGRAMLDKMRAHRKSIIEAHFGGLSHEDCQHLIRILGGILATVDKDRKD
- a CDS encoding MarR family winged helix-turn-helix transcriptional regulator, whose protein sequence is MNWDRKLEEFEDLIRMGIRATRDLGVEHPFSKQQMLLLMTLKRMGRMTVSELAEELHLSASATTIAINRLVRDGHIVRTRDETDRRLVWVVLSEPVKNLINEFCNKRNAVLIKMFNTVTPEEVDQFMAIVRKMVDGLSKPD
- a CDS encoding class II fructose-bisphosphate aldolase; this encodes MPLVSSTPLLAAARSQGYGVGAFNVHTLEMLQAVVEAAEETQSPLILQTTVGTVKHLGPEYIAAAATVAANRAGVPIALHLDHCTDFDLIVRCIRAGYTSVMIDASMYPFEENVRLTSKVVEVARAAGINAEAELGKVGGVEDDIVVAEHEALLADPEECARFVELTGVPTLAPAIGTAHGMYKGEPNIDFDRIGTIASKVAVPLVLHGGSGIPEEQVKRCVSLGMAKMNIATEIRIVFSDAIKAVFAANPEENDPRKYMVPAKKAVKEAAMAKMAMLGSCGKAKA
- a CDS encoding ROK family protein, with the translated sequence MHCYLGADIGGTNIVCGVVDGEGNLLAADKLPTEAAGGFASVVGRLAEAAKRLLAALPQYTCVAAGVGVPGFVDHERGIVVKAVNLGWDDMPLADELGRQLGVPVRINNDVRMYIYGEATAGAGRGRRFVLGVTLGTGIAAATVNEGRLHYGSGSRAGELGHFGMPGIPYRCVCGLTGCLETVASATGIARQARDAIAAGERTVLADWFPGERAAELTAADVSRAFDAGDETARRILRHTGTMLAQGLAPAISLISPDMLVLGGGASKAGERLFAPMREELTRIVHPMFMSGLKIEVAKHLDDAGIIGSALYAREQTAAGG
- a CDS encoding Uma2 family endonuclease, with the translated sequence MKEQQEIYDPSDRYEIIDGVRYDLKPSPLVDHQVLIGGLYTALHRTCQPNGIILFAPMDVYLDDNNIIQPDVIFILNKNAGIITRKRIEGAPDLLVEILSPSTANRDKIRKKALYERFGLKEYWIADPVHHTIDRFVLEQDKLQLRGVYGEGDTLTSELFACVSIDMTALFAPLARFQDME